One genomic region from uncultured Subdoligranulum sp. encodes:
- a CDS encoding PLP-dependent aminotransferase family protein, translating to MIELKSEERTPLYEQLYAALADEIRSGQRAPGTALPGRRTMAAQLGVSIHTVDAAYQMLAAEGLAEARPRSGFYVQKTYGMLHSRGARRAAPPPPEPAETVPAPRYDLSTGSVDTALFPARSWGRIQRELLYQRPELLQRGEMQGDETLRVEIAKYLSAYRGVECTPEQIVVGAGIEYLLGCLAHLFAGGRAAVENPGYSRTRAVLQNNALPCTLVDIDAEGLSAQALEASGANLCYLTPSHHFPTGVTMPAPRRAQILAWAAARPGRYILEDDYDSEFRFDTRPLPSLQGMAGPDGPVVYLTTFSKSLAPGIRIACMVLPRSLLARYRRDFSVYANTVGRFEQQTLAAFMAGGYFTRHLARMRLVYKRRMEAFAAALRQALPGVTLGSVHSGLHFLLTLPGAGGEAAMVEAAAREGVRLRGLREYYLARPESCPPDTVVAGYSALKEDDIPAVAAALARAWVP from the coding sequence GGCGCAGCTGGGGGTGAGCATCCACACAGTGGACGCCGCCTACCAGATGCTGGCAGCCGAGGGCCTGGCCGAGGCGCGGCCCCGCAGCGGCTTCTATGTGCAGAAGACCTACGGCATGCTGCACAGCCGTGGGGCCCGGCGTGCTGCTCCGCCCCCGCCGGAACCGGCGGAGACGGTTCCGGCCCCGCGGTACGATCTGTCCACCGGCAGCGTGGACACCGCCCTGTTCCCCGCCCGGAGCTGGGGCCGCATCCAGCGGGAGCTGCTCTACCAACGGCCGGAGCTGCTGCAGCGTGGCGAGATGCAGGGCGACGAAACCCTGCGGGTGGAGATTGCCAAATATCTTTCCGCCTATCGCGGGGTGGAATGCACGCCGGAGCAGATCGTGGTGGGCGCCGGCATCGAGTATCTGCTGGGGTGTCTGGCCCATCTGTTTGCCGGCGGCCGGGCGGCGGTGGAAAACCCCGGCTACTCCCGCACCCGGGCCGTACTGCAGAACAACGCCCTGCCCTGTACGCTGGTGGACATCGACGCCGAGGGTCTGTCTGCCCAGGCGCTGGAAGCCAGCGGCGCCAACCTGTGCTACCTGACGCCCAGCCACCACTTCCCCACCGGCGTGACGATGCCGGCCCCCCGCCGGGCCCAGATCCTGGCCTGGGCCGCCGCCCGGCCGGGGCGGTACATCCTGGAAGACGACTACGACTCGGAGTTCCGCTTCGACACCCGGCCGCTGCCCAGCCTGCAGGGCATGGCGGGTCCCGACGGGCCGGTGGTCTACCTGACCACCTTCTCCAAGAGCCTGGCCCCCGGCATCCGCATCGCCTGCATGGTGCTGCCCCGCAGCCTGCTGGCCCGGTACCGGCGGGATTTTTCGGTCTATGCCAACACGGTGGGCCGCTTTGAGCAGCAGACGCTGGCAGCCTTCATGGCGGGCGGGTATTTCACCCGCCATCTAGCCCGGATGCGTCTGGTCTACAAGCGCCGCATGGAAGCCTTTGCCGCGGCGCTGCGCCAGGCATTGCCGGGGGTCACGCTGGGCAGTGTGCACAGCGGGCTGCACTTTCTTTTGACACTGCCGGGCGCCGGGGGCGAGGCCGCCATGGTGGAGGCCGCCGCCCGGGAGGGTGTGCGGCTGCGCGGGCTGCGGGAATACTACCTGGCCCGGCCGGAGAGCTGCCCGCCCGACACCGTGGTGGCAGGCTATTCCGCCCTGAAGGAGGACGACATTCCCGCCGTGGCCGCCGCCCTGGCCCGGGCCTGGGTACCATAA
- a CDS encoding SPFH domain-containing protein, protein MPLLIFAIILILILIILVRCIVIVPQSNAYVTEWLGVYKDTWGAGLHIRTPFVERVSRKVSLKEEAADFPPQPVITRDNVTMMIDTVVFFQVFDAKLYAYGVNRPIQAIENLSATTLRDIIGSMTLDETLTSRDAINTRITASLDESTDRWGIKVNRVELKNIEPPLEIRQAMEKQMKADREKRASILLAEGEKQAAITRAEGEKESAILRAEAVKQQRIREAEGEAQALLTVQKAQADAIRLINEANPNHNFLALRSMEAMEKVADGKATKLIVPSDMQNLAATVAAIQEISGGAAGAAATK, encoded by the coding sequence ATGCCACTGCTGATTTTTGCCATTATCCTGATCCTGATTCTGATCATTCTGGTGCGCTGCATTGTCATCGTGCCCCAGTCCAACGCCTACGTCACCGAGTGGCTGGGCGTTTACAAGGACACCTGGGGAGCCGGCCTGCACATCCGCACCCCCTTTGTGGAGCGTGTCTCCCGCAAGGTCTCCCTCAAGGAGGAAGCGGCGGATTTCCCGCCCCAGCCGGTCATCACCCGTGACAACGTCACCATGATGATCGACACCGTCGTCTTCTTCCAGGTGTTTGACGCCAAGCTCTATGCCTACGGCGTCAACCGTCCCATCCAGGCCATCGAGAATCTGTCCGCCACCACCCTGCGTGACATCATCGGTTCCATGACGCTGGACGAAACGCTGACCAGCCGGGATGCCATCAACACCCGCATCACCGCCAGCCTGGACGAATCCACCGACCGCTGGGGCATCAAAGTTAACCGGGTGGAGCTGAAAAACATCGAACCGCCGCTGGAAATCCGCCAGGCCATGGAAAAGCAGATGAAGGCGGACCGTGAGAAGCGCGCTTCCATCCTGCTGGCGGAAGGCGAAAAGCAGGCGGCCATCACCCGCGCCGAAGGCGAGAAGGAATCGGCCATCCTGCGGGCCGAGGCCGTGAAGCAGCAGCGCATCCGTGAGGCGGAAGGCGAGGCCCAGGCGCTGCTCACCGTGCAGAAGGCCCAGGCAGATGCCATCCGGCTCATCAACGAAGCCAACCCCAACCACAACTTCCTGGCGCTGCGCAGCATGGAAGCCATGGAGAAGGTGGCGGACGGCAAGGCCACCAAGCTCATCGTGCCCAGCGATATGCAGAACCTGGCGGCCACCGTGGCGGCCATCCAGGAGATCTCCGGCGGCGCAGCCGGGGCAGCGGCCACCAAGTAA
- a CDS encoding NfeD family protein — protein sequence MSAETLFWLIAVIAFVVLEAATTALVSVWFAVGAAAALVVSFFTPSLPVQAVVFAVVSAVTLLFMVPTLAKRRKERKAPVTNGSPLTIGKQGVVLVDINPGYLGRVRVDGLDWQARAEVPMPKDTPCRVTDVDGAVLIVCPVTVQTATA from the coding sequence ATGTCGGCTGAAACGTTGTTCTGGCTGATCGCTGTGATCGCCTTTGTGGTGCTGGAAGCCGCCACCACGGCCCTGGTCTCTGTCTGGTTCGCGGTGGGGGCGGCGGCCGCTCTTGTGGTCAGTTTCTTCACCCCGTCGTTGCCGGTGCAGGCCGTGGTGTTTGCTGTTGTGTCGGCGGTGACGCTGCTCTTCATGGTGCCCACCCTGGCCAAGCGCCGCAAGGAGCGCAAAGCCCCCGTCACCAACGGCTCGCCGCTGACCATCGGCAAGCAGGGTGTGGTGCTGGTGGACATCAACCCCGGCTACCTGGGCCGGGTGCGGGTGGACGGCCTGGACTGGCAGGCCCGTGCCGAGGTGCCCATGCCCAAGGATACGCCCTGCCGGGTAACCGATGTGGACGGGGCGGTTCTGATTGTGTGTCCGGTGACCGTGCAGACGGCCACCGCCTGA